One window of the Leucobacter komagatae genome contains the following:
- a CDS encoding M23 family metallopeptidase: MAIKLLHPVPGAPVTARFGWRPAFTENGVWVPAMLHNGTDYAAKAGTPIRAMHSGRVTFAGWDYAGGGNAIKIGSAQYSTMFLHMQSPTKLRPGDHVSAGQIVGYVGSTGMSTGAHLHAMLQIGGQWVDPLPYITATPAPAPKPKPKPKPIPQEDEEMEPQFIAGKKDGTNGKVYQLTAAGKRRLVPSPEWTARRAVEAASGNKIPVGLVPDAELAKIPQA, translated from the coding sequence ATGGCAATCAAGCTCCTCCACCCCGTACCCGGCGCGCCTGTCACGGCACGGTTCGGCTGGCGTCCGGCGTTCACCGAGAACGGCGTATGGGTGCCCGCGATGCTCCACAACGGCACCGACTACGCCGCGAAGGCAGGAACCCCGATCCGGGCGATGCACTCGGGCCGAGTCACGTTCGCCGGATGGGACTACGCAGGCGGCGGCAACGCGATCAAGATCGGATCTGCCCAGTACTCAACGATGTTCCTCCACATGCAGAGCCCCACGAAGCTCCGCCCCGGCGACCACGTGAGCGCAGGCCAGATCGTCGGGTATGTCGGCTCAACCGGAATGAGTACCGGCGCGCACCTTCACGCGATGCTCCAGATCGGCGGGCAGTGGGTAGACCCGCTCCCGTACATCACGGCCACACCAGCCCCAGCACCCAAGCCCAAACCGAAACCCAAACCGATCCCCCAGGAGGATGAAGAAATGGAACCACAGTTCATCGCAGGCAAGAAGGACGGCACCAACGGCAAGGTGTACCAGCTCACCGCAGCGGGCAAGCGCCGCCTTGTGCCGTCGCCTGAGTGGACGGCCCGCCGCGCTGTCGAGGCCGCGAGCGGCAACAAGATTCCCGTGGGCCTCGTGCCCGACGCTGAACTCGCGAAGATTCCTCAGGCATGA
- a CDS encoding phage portal protein, with product MGILDLLRPGTAARSRSTRPTGGGVLFRSSFATQHPNELVWNDYFGQLSPHGSARPYSRLDALRVPAIAASRNRIVEKLAGRPLVDYLDTDERADPQPAWLSRTDDALAMSPYQRMVATLDDHIFNGVSAWAVRRGASDQITEAMHIPFDRWHQDEYGVVFFDGEEAPEDQVIVIPSAHPGLLVSGRDLIEGGLALEQAWRSRAQNPVPSIILQEREDNGMNPDEAKVYVDAVAAARSNPNGSVMFIPFKIDARFEEHSGESFLEAARNAIRLDVAAHMNLTAQSVEASKVQSTLTYETAEQAEAQTTDRMSFWSEPIEARLSLDDVVPKKQRVRFDFTNSRKSTTGTYTED from the coding sequence ATGGGAATTCTCGACTTGCTCCGCCCCGGCACCGCCGCTCGTAGTCGCTCCACGCGACCCACGGGCGGCGGTGTGCTGTTCCGCTCATCCTTTGCGACACAGCACCCCAATGAGCTCGTATGGAACGACTATTTCGGGCAGCTCAGCCCCCACGGCTCGGCCCGCCCGTACTCCCGCCTGGACGCCCTCCGCGTGCCCGCAATCGCAGCAAGCCGCAACCGCATCGTAGAGAAGCTGGCGGGGCGGCCCCTCGTGGACTACCTCGACACTGACGAGCGCGCAGACCCACAACCGGCATGGCTCAGCCGCACCGACGATGCGCTTGCCATGTCGCCATACCAGCGCATGGTCGCGACTCTGGATGACCACATCTTCAACGGCGTCTCCGCCTGGGCCGTGCGTCGCGGTGCGTCTGACCAGATCACCGAGGCAATGCACATCCCGTTCGATCGGTGGCATCAAGACGAGTACGGCGTCGTGTTCTTCGACGGCGAGGAAGCGCCCGAGGATCAGGTCATCGTGATCCCGTCAGCGCATCCGGGTCTCCTGGTCTCAGGCCGCGACCTGATTGAGGGTGGCCTCGCACTGGAACAGGCATGGCGTTCACGAGCACAGAACCCGGTGCCCTCGATCATCCTCCAAGAACGCGAGGACAACGGCATGAACCCCGACGAGGCCAAGGTCTATGTGGACGCCGTCGCGGCAGCACGCAGCAACCCAAACGGCTCGGTCATGTTCATCCCGTTCAAGATCGACGCCCGGTTCGAAGAACACTCAGGCGAATCGTTCCTGGAAGCGGCACGTAACGCGATCCGCCTCGACGTGGCCGCACACATGAACCTCACCGCGCAAAGCGTCGAAGCCTCCAAAGTGCAATCAACGCTCACCTATGAGACCGCCGAACAGGCCGAAGCGCAGACCACCGACCGAATGTCGTTCTGGTCAGAGCCCATCGAGGCCCGGCTCTCGCTCGATGACGTGGTGCCGAAGAAACAGCGCGTCCGATTCGACTTCACCAACTCCCGCAAATCAACCACTGGCACATACACGGAGGACTAA
- a CDS encoding helix-turn-helix domain-containing protein — MSLAQMVQVLEHSQSEGKELLVLIAIAERDGEGGAWPSMSWLAKRGRVTESYARRLVRKLEESGEIITDLNGGGGIRTAQHMRTNRYSVNIPCPWYCDRTPEHRDLRESKNEARRPKAWAEIVLDNTPAPPTVPNPPTMPNPPHHTEPTPGSVPWGEPSINLPTTPEQSLEAVVSASAHEVPPGGVLTPSEGAAYAAAVAAKPVAAYGVQPAPAVPRFDPATIPARPELVSAEQQQLNAEAELFACPDGFGTGKGSRHWCPPTDAACVRCGADVADILNLENLEPQP, encoded by the coding sequence ATGAGCCTCGCGCAGATGGTCCAGGTGCTCGAACACTCGCAGAGCGAGGGCAAGGAACTCCTTGTACTGATCGCGATTGCCGAGCGCGACGGCGAGGGCGGCGCGTGGCCCTCCATGTCATGGCTTGCCAAGCGCGGCAGGGTCACTGAGTCCTACGCCCGCCGTCTTGTGCGCAAGCTCGAAGAGTCCGGCGAGATCATTACCGACCTCAACGGCGGTGGCGGAATCCGCACCGCGCAGCACATGCGCACTAACCGCTACTCGGTGAACATCCCGTGCCCGTGGTACTGCGACCGCACGCCCGAGCATCGAGACCTGCGCGAGTCAAAGAACGAGGCCCGCCGCCCGAAGGCGTGGGCCGAAATCGTACTCGATAACACCCCGGCACCCCCCACGGTGCCGAACCCCCCTACGATGCCGAACCCCCCTCACCACACCGAACCCACCCCGGGTTCCGTGCCGTGGGGCGAACCATCCATAAACCTACCTACAACCCCAGAACAATCTTTGGAAGCGGTAGTAAGCGCGAGCGCGCACGAGGTGCCGCCCGGCGGCGTCTTGACTCCATCCGAAGGCGCGGCCTACGCCGCCGCAGTGGCAGCGAAGCCCGTAGCGGCCTACGGGGTGCAGCCTGCCCCCGCCGTTCCCCGATTTGATCCCGCCACGATCCCCGCCCGCCCCGAACTCGTGAGCGCCGAGCAGCAACAACTCAACGCCGAAGCCGAACTCTTCGCCTGCCCTGACGGGTTCGGCACCGGCAAGGGCTCGCGCCATTGGTGCCCGCCTACAGACGCCGCGTGTGTCCGGTGTGGCGCAGACGTAGCCGACATCCTCAACCTCGAAAACTTGGAGCCTCAGCCATGA
- a CDS encoding type IV toxin-antitoxin system AbiEi family antitoxin domain-containing protein, translating to MTTKIPKLLTTREVADERGVTRQAISRAVREGRIIPAATLANGAHLFTEDQASGEDEA from the coding sequence ATGACAACGAAGATTCCAAAGTTGCTCACGACCCGTGAGGTAGCAGATGAGCGTGGGGTGACCCGACAAGCGATCAGTCGCGCTGTGCGTGAAGGTCGCATAATCCCCGCTGCGACGCTCGCGAACGGGGCGCACCTGTTCACTGAAGACCAGGCGTCGGGCGAGGACGAAGCATGA
- a CDS encoding alpha/beta hydrolase: protein MSAPELSGGPADDLGETRPQKRWKRWLVVIGVVLVILGLIVSLTGVWQLFQPAQTRPTDVELELPATPVGAAFGDQTPKWTDCGDGFECADVHAPLDWSEPEGETIRLRMVKHPATGGAPLGTLFVNPGGPGASGVEYVRNALDSAVGEPLRRNFDVVGWDPRGVGASSPVSCLSAKDMDDYLFGVSDSTAKRGSAKWIEEAVASSRDYGEACLEKTGDLLGHVDTVSTVRDLDMLREIQGDEQLNYLGYSYGTHIGARYAEMFPDRVGKLVLDGVLDPTATEADVVREQTRGFELALRSYVTACLGAKECPLSGTVDEAMGQISALLDDVDATPIVASDGRTLTTSTMLTAIITPLYAESNWGYLNSLFASVAEGDADIAFALADSYYGRLDGEYLDNSTEAFQAINCLDYPNAVDPERMREEAAELEKIAPTIGRFQGYGDVSCAGWPFKGVDERAPVKAAGADPILVVGTTGDPATPYKWAEALAEQLESGVLVRYEGEGHTAYGQNSCVNSVVESYFVDGVVPESGVSCS, encoded by the coding sequence GTGAGCGCGCCAGAGCTGAGCGGCGGACCGGCAGACGATTTGGGCGAGACCAGGCCTCAGAAGCGTTGGAAGCGCTGGCTGGTCGTCATCGGCGTTGTGCTCGTGATCTTGGGGCTGATCGTCTCACTCACCGGCGTCTGGCAGCTGTTCCAGCCCGCGCAGACTCGGCCGACCGACGTCGAACTTGAGCTGCCGGCCACGCCCGTCGGCGCGGCCTTCGGTGACCAGACCCCGAAATGGACCGACTGCGGCGACGGCTTCGAGTGCGCCGACGTGCACGCGCCGCTTGACTGGAGCGAGCCCGAGGGGGAGACGATTCGGCTGCGCATGGTGAAGCACCCTGCGACGGGCGGCGCGCCGCTCGGAACGCTGTTTGTGAACCCCGGCGGCCCGGGCGCATCGGGCGTCGAGTACGTGCGGAACGCGCTCGATTCCGCGGTGGGGGAGCCGCTGCGGCGCAACTTCGATGTCGTCGGGTGGGATCCCCGGGGCGTCGGCGCCTCGAGCCCGGTGAGCTGTCTGAGCGCGAAAGATATGGACGACTACCTCTTCGGCGTGAGCGACAGCACCGCGAAGCGCGGCAGCGCGAAGTGGATCGAGGAGGCGGTCGCCTCCTCCCGCGACTACGGTGAGGCCTGCCTCGAGAAGACGGGCGACCTGCTGGGCCACGTCGACACCGTTTCGACCGTGCGCGACCTCGACATGCTTCGCGAAATCCAGGGTGACGAGCAGCTCAACTACCTCGGCTATTCGTACGGCACGCACATCGGCGCGCGCTACGCCGAGATGTTCCCCGACAGGGTCGGCAAGCTCGTGCTCGACGGGGTGCTCGACCCGACCGCGACCGAGGCTGACGTCGTGCGCGAGCAGACCCGCGGCTTCGAGCTCGCGCTTCGCAGCTACGTGACGGCCTGCCTGGGGGCGAAGGAGTGCCCGCTCAGCGGGACAGTCGATGAAGCAATGGGCCAGATCAGTGCGCTGCTTGACGACGTCGACGCGACCCCGATTGTGGCCTCCGACGGCCGCACGCTCACGACCTCGACGATGCTCACGGCGATCATCACGCCGCTCTACGCAGAGTCGAACTGGGGGTACCTCAACTCGCTGTTCGCGAGCGTCGCGGAGGGCGACGCCGACATCGCGTTTGCCCTCGCGGACTCGTACTACGGCAGGCTCGACGGCGAATACCTCGACAACTCGACCGAGGCTTTCCAAGCGATTAACTGCCTCGATTACCCGAACGCGGTTGACCCCGAACGCATGCGTGAGGAGGCCGCCGAGCTTGAGAAGATCGCGCCGACAATTGGCAGGTTCCAGGGCTACGGCGACGTGTCGTGCGCGGGGTGGCCGTTCAAGGGTGTCGACGAGCGCGCGCCCGTGAAAGCCGCTGGGGCCGACCCCATCTTGGTGGTTGGCACGACGGGTGACCCCGCGACGCCCTACAAGTGGGCGGAGGCGCTCGCGGAGCAGCTGGAGAGCGGCGTGCTCGTGCGATACGAGGGCGAGGGCCACACCGCCTACGGGCAGAACTCCTGCGTGAATTCGGTTGTGGAGAGCTACTTCGTTGACGGTGTTGTGCCCGAATCTGGGGTGTCGTGCAGCTAG
- a CDS encoding DNA polymerase III subunit delta', translating to MDFWSEIVGQPAAVEALARAAGPEGGPAHAWLITGPPGSGRSNLAYRFAAALIARTEADRERVFAQVRGKTHPDFAVLTTQGAIINISSAREIVTTAHYAPSEGRYRVIVIEDADRMTEHTSNVLLKAIEEPPERTIWVLCAPSEADLLPTIRSRTRSVRLVTPSVTDVARLLAERDGVEPALAERAARLAQSHIGMARWLASDPEAMSRRERSITGALTAHTLGDAMAVAASLVAIAQADADALTEQLDASEREDAMRNLGLAPGAAIPPKLRSQIKALEEDQERRRKRSLRDGIDRILTDLLSLYRDVLLTTLGAVGTEPGAPAPEAPAPAGALPQLVNAESGAAIRDLAERWSPEQALAVVSATEQARERLARAITPGLVLEALFARIVMADNRVLSS from the coding sequence GGCCCGCGCACGCCTGGCTGATCACCGGCCCCCCTGGTTCGGGTCGTTCGAACCTGGCGTACCGCTTCGCGGCGGCGCTCATCGCCCGTACCGAGGCTGACCGCGAGCGGGTGTTCGCCCAGGTCCGCGGCAAAACCCACCCCGACTTTGCTGTGCTCACGACGCAGGGCGCGATCATCAACATTTCGAGCGCCCGCGAGATCGTCACGACGGCGCACTATGCCCCGAGTGAGGGCCGCTACCGCGTCATCGTGATTGAAGACGCCGATCGCATGACCGAGCACACCTCGAACGTACTGCTGAAAGCGATCGAGGAGCCACCGGAGCGCACGATCTGGGTGCTGTGCGCGCCGAGCGAGGCCGACCTGCTGCCGACGATCCGGTCGCGCACGCGCTCGGTGCGACTTGTCACGCCAAGCGTCACAGACGTCGCCAGGCTGCTCGCGGAGCGCGATGGGGTCGAACCCGCGCTTGCCGAGCGCGCGGCGCGACTCGCCCAGAGCCACATTGGGATGGCGCGGTGGCTCGCAAGCGACCCCGAGGCGATGAGCCGCCGGGAGCGGTCGATCACCGGCGCGCTCACGGCGCACACGCTCGGTGACGCCATGGCCGTTGCCGCGTCACTCGTCGCGATCGCGCAGGCCGACGCCGACGCGCTCACCGAACAGCTTGACGCGAGCGAGCGCGAGGACGCGATGCGCAATCTCGGCCTCGCGCCGGGGGCCGCGATCCCGCCGAAGCTGCGCTCGCAGATCAAGGCACTCGAAGAAGATCAGGAGCGGCGGCGCAAGCGCAGCCTCCGCGATGGAATTGACCGGATCCTGACCGATCTGCTGTCGCTGTACCGCGATGTGCTCCTGACGACGCTCGGCGCCGTTGGCACGGAGCCGGGGGCACCAGCCCCCGAGGCCCCGGCCCCAGCGGGCGCGCTCCCGCAGCTCGTGAACGCGGAGTCGGGCGCCGCGATTCGCGACCTGGCCGAACGCTGGTCGCCCGAGCAGGCCCTCGCCGTGGTCTCGGCGACAGAGCAGGCCCGCGAGCGGCTCGCGCGCGCGATCACGCCGGGGCTCGTGCTCGAGGCGCTGTTTGCGCGGATTGTGATGGCCGACAACCGGGTGCTGAGCTCGTGA